A single Leptospira biflexa serovar Patoc strain 'Patoc 1 (Paris)' DNA region contains:
- a CDS encoding adenylate/guanylate cyclase domain-containing protein yields MIQSGLLSLWKILSEGIRAKLAWFTGTLIAFTILLLSIITVRQQTAILSESYEKQAAVSKNFIAGLVMEIESISQNLIRIEEFKSRIEKQQEELKKYQTKKLVTKKKTVSVFGFKTNLFGSLGTSRVFKKFDTFFSVYLTKDDVAILEREIREQLKDASNRNISEREWNSLEGLASAYVKNEEKYLEIIKQPTPEEAEAKAKWELDIKNIKKEMRNHKSKLDLFIAKFYAESKKRKLEELGLDTQLFRIQTFPISAMIQGETSIASFDTQIIDNTSPLAKIEHFDQMESSLVDSFQKLSDDITTVDEGEKQYVFEWQDREIQALHSPLFRHQNSTRRAFNLIGIKSKLGDYREVIKEDYRITNELTQLIPKLRERIQILKNAKPPIPPAKDKLFTSYYKSYQKLISGREKIYDEVSLRYPIPKELEEKIESLRSIRDVTLEDWILLKFKTDPLEYEKYYQDPEAREEHRNRWKAIRKWIVSAEQETPPKELKKLFPDGSFGHSRSESEEIMWKLDGVHLLESENVPLMVLHDNFSGLIRTLVDRTDGIRAIKDNRNQIVFTAITICLVAIIFAIFISGVVVQKIRKIIRSAEDVGQGNLHVHFDDGGNDEFGNLTVALNQMVSGLKEREKMRGVLGSMVDPVVVGEALKDLEKLKRGSEKVITAFFSDIAGFSTISEKLNSKELADLLNEYLSAMTLILKQHDGVLDKYIGDAIVGIFNAPLDVENHCLKAVSASVEMRDRLEVLKKEWIQKNSYIPEAHQMTFRIGLNLGYAKVGFMGTDALASYTMMGDTVNLAARLEAAGKDYGVCILVSEFVHDEIKDHFFTRKLDTVRVKGKSKPVTLFEVRCKKGEETEEEKKFTNAYETALFSYFNRKFSEAKLLFENLYRSSKDEACKLLLDRCQYYLESPPELDWDGSFTRTKK; encoded by the coding sequence ATGATTCAGTCAGGATTATTATCCCTTTGGAAAATCCTATCAGAAGGGATTCGCGCAAAACTTGCCTGGTTTACAGGCACTTTGATTGCATTCACCATTTTGCTTCTGTCCATCATCACGGTCCGCCAACAGACTGCCATCCTCTCCGAAAGTTACGAAAAACAAGCTGCTGTTTCAAAAAACTTCATTGCAGGGCTTGTGATGGAGATTGAATCCATCTCTCAAAATTTAATCCGCATTGAAGAATTCAAATCACGGATTGAAAAACAGCAGGAAGAATTAAAAAAATACCAAACAAAAAAACTGGTGACCAAGAAAAAAACAGTTTCGGTGTTTGGATTCAAAACCAATTTGTTTGGATCCCTCGGGACATCTCGGGTATTTAAGAAATTTGATACATTTTTTTCAGTTTACCTCACAAAAGATGATGTAGCCATTTTGGAGAGAGAAATCCGAGAACAATTGAAAGATGCCTCGAATCGTAACATCAGCGAAAGGGAATGGAATTCTTTGGAGGGTCTTGCGTCTGCTTATGTTAAAAATGAGGAAAAATATTTAGAAATCATCAAACAACCCACCCCCGAAGAAGCGGAAGCAAAAGCGAAATGGGAATTGGATATCAAAAACATCAAAAAAGAAATGCGCAATCATAAATCCAAACTGGATTTGTTCATTGCTAAGTTCTATGCTGAATCCAAAAAAAGAAAATTGGAAGAGTTAGGACTTGATACACAATTATTCCGGATCCAAACGTTCCCAATTTCTGCGATGATCCAAGGGGAAACTTCCATTGCATCCTTTGACACTCAAATCATCGACAATACTTCCCCTTTAGCTAAAATCGAACACTTTGATCAAATGGAAAGTAGTCTTGTCGATTCTTTCCAAAAACTATCAGATGATATCACAACGGTTGATGAAGGCGAAAAACAATATGTTTTTGAATGGCAGGATAGAGAAATCCAAGCACTCCACTCCCCCTTATTTCGTCACCAAAATTCAACAAGACGAGCTTTTAACTTAATTGGAATCAAATCAAAGTTAGGCGACTACAGAGAAGTAATCAAAGAAGATTACCGCATAACAAATGAACTCACACAATTGATCCCAAAACTGAGAGAAAGGATTCAGATTTTAAAAAACGCAAAGCCACCCATCCCTCCCGCAAAAGACAAACTTTTCACAAGTTATTACAAATCGTATCAGAAACTGATCTCTGGAAGGGAAAAAATATATGATGAAGTGTCCTTGCGGTATCCGATTCCTAAAGAACTCGAAGAAAAAATAGAATCCTTACGAAGTATCCGAGATGTCACTTTAGAAGATTGGATCTTATTAAAGTTCAAAACAGACCCTCTAGAATACGAAAAATACTACCAAGATCCAGAAGCAAGAGAAGAACATCGAAACCGTTGGAAGGCAATTCGAAAATGGATTGTTTCTGCAGAACAAGAAACTCCACCAAAAGAGTTAAAAAAACTTTTCCCTGATGGAAGTTTTGGGCATTCCCGAAGCGAATCTGAAGAAATCATGTGGAAGTTAGATGGTGTGCATTTGTTGGAATCAGAAAATGTTCCGCTTATGGTGTTACATGATAATTTCTCAGGTCTCATCAGAACTCTGGTAGACCGAACAGATGGAATCCGGGCAATCAAAGACAATCGAAACCAGATTGTTTTTACAGCGATAACGATTTGTCTTGTGGCGATCATTTTCGCGATTTTTATCTCAGGGGTGGTTGTCCAAAAGATACGAAAGATCATTCGCAGTGCAGAGGATGTTGGCCAAGGGAATTTACATGTGCATTTTGATGATGGTGGAAACGATGAATTTGGTAACCTAACAGTTGCTCTAAACCAAATGGTGTCCGGTTTAAAAGAAAGGGAAAAGATGCGAGGGGTTCTCGGAAGTATGGTGGACCCAGTTGTCGTTGGGGAAGCATTAAAGGATTTAGAAAAATTGAAACGAGGGAGTGAAAAAGTCATCACAGCTTTTTTCTCTGACATTGCAGGTTTTAGTACCATTTCAGAAAAACTCAATTCAAAAGAACTCGCCGACTTACTCAACGAATACCTTTCTGCCATGACACTGATCTTAAAACAACACGATGGAGTTTTGGATAAATACATTGGTGATGCCATCGTAGGGATCTTCAATGCTCCGCTTGATGTTGAAAACCATTGTTTGAAAGCAGTCTCTGCCAGTGTGGAAATGAGAGACCGATTAGAAGTCTTAAAAAAAGAATGGATTCAAAAAAATTCCTATATCCCTGAAGCCCATCAGATGACTTTCCGAATTGGATTAAACTTGGGTTATGCGAAAGTGGGTTTTATGGGAACTGATGCCCTCGCCTCCTACACTATGATGGGTGATACAGTAAATCTTGCCGCAAGATTAGAAGCTGCAGGAAAAGATTATGGGGTATGTATTTTAGTCTCTGAGTTTGTACATGATGAAATCAAAGATCATTTTTTCACAAGAAAACTGGATACAGTCCGGGTGAAAGGAAAATCAAAACCAGTGACACTCTTTGAAGTCAGATGTAAAAAAGGTGAGGAAACCGAAGAAGAGAAAAAATTTACGAATGCATACGAAACAGCCCTATTTTCCTACTTCAATCGTAAGTTTTCCGAAGCCAAATTGTTGTTCGAGAATTTGTACAGATCTTCGAAAGATGAGGCATGCAAACTCCTTTTGGATCGTTGCCAATACTATCTAGAATCTCCCCCGGAATTGGATTGGGATGGTTCGTTTACAAGGACAAAAAAGTAG
- a CDS encoding peroxiredoxin translates to MALRLGDEAPNFQADTSEGKIDFHEYLGQSWGILFSHPKDYTPVCTTELGYVAKIKPEFEKRNVKVIALSVDPVDSHKGWISDINETQNTNVNYPIIADADKKVSNLYDMIHPNASETTTVRSVFVIGPDKKVKLTLTYPASTGRNFDELLRVIDSLQLTSQFSVATPANWKDGEDTIIVPSVSDDDAKKKFPKGFRTIKPYLRYTPQPNK, encoded by the coding sequence ATGGCATTACGACTCGGCGATGAAGCACCCAATTTCCAAGCAGATACATCAGAAGGAAAAATTGACTTCCATGAATATTTAGGACAAAGTTGGGGGATTTTATTTTCTCACCCAAAAGATTATACACCAGTATGTACGACTGAGTTAGGTTATGTGGCAAAAATCAAACCTGAGTTTGAAAAAAGAAATGTGAAGGTAATTGCACTTTCCGTTGACCCAGTGGATAGCCACAAAGGTTGGATTTCTGATATCAACGAAACCCAAAACACAAATGTCAACTATCCGATCATAGCGGATGCTGACAAAAAAGTATCCAATCTTTATGACATGATCCATCCAAATGCAAGTGAAACCACAACGGTGAGATCTGTATTTGTGATTGGTCCTGATAAAAAAGTGAAACTGACATTGACTTACCCTGCATCCACAGGTAGAAATTTTGATGAATTACTGCGAGTGATCGATTCATTGCAACTCACATCTCAATTCAGTGTCGCAACGCCAGCAAATTGGAAAGATGGAGAAGATACAATCATCGTACCTTCTGTTTCCGATGATGATGCAAAGAAAAAATTCCCAAAAGGTTTTCGAACCATCAAACCTTATTTACGATACACACCACAACCAAATAAATAG
- a CDS encoding OsmC family protein, with translation MHIHLKRIESPFVLEATNESGNSIKIDASPEIGGKNSGPRPMELLIMGLAGCSSIDVLMILNKHRIEVKDYSVDVEADREKVGDANLFKNIHMKFFIKGDFQETQVKRAIDLSLEKYCSVAKTLEKTAKITYEFVLVP, from the coding sequence ATGCACATTCATTTAAAACGAATAGAATCCCCATTTGTCCTCGAAGCAACAAACGAGTCTGGAAATTCGATTAAAATCGATGCTTCCCCTGAGATCGGTGGTAAAAATTCTGGTCCAAGGCCGATGGAACTACTCATCATGGGTCTTGCTGGTTGCAGTAGCATTGATGTTTTGATGATCTTAAACAAACATCGCATTGAAGTGAAAGACTATTCTGTGGATGTGGAAGCAGATCGAGAAAAAGTTGGGGATGCAAATCTATTTAAAAACATCCATATGAAGTTTTTTATCAAAGGGGATTTTCAAGAAACCCAAGTGAAACGTGCCATTGATTTGAGTTTGGAAAAGTATTGTTCTGTTGCCAAAACCTTAGAAAAAACGGCGAAAATCACTTACGAATTTGTATTGGTTCCTTAA
- a CDS encoding DUF547 domain-containing protein — protein MKHLFTLFLVLGLSQTLFAQNFDHKHSVWDQLLKKHVKNGLVSYKGFVSDATTLNGYLEGLTKVTESQYQSFSDKEKMSFLINAYNAFTVKLIIDHYPIDSITDIGSPISKINLARGIPWKKEFFSLLGKFRHLDWIEHEKLRKDFLEPRIHFAIVCASIGCPNLQSEAYIPTNLEKQLQSAKLGFLKNPKKNSYDKTTNTLYLSKIFNWFQTDFTKKTTLIQFVQDGFDDTIKPDAKIIYTDYNWDLNELK, from the coding sequence ATGAAACATTTATTTACCCTCTTTTTGGTTTTGGGTTTGTCCCAAACTTTGTTTGCACAGAACTTTGATCACAAACATAGTGTTTGGGACCAATTACTTAAAAAACATGTAAAAAATGGACTTGTTTCCTATAAGGGATTTGTCTCTGATGCCACCACTTTAAATGGGTATTTAGAAGGCCTAACAAAAGTTACCGAAAGCCAATACCAATCCTTTTCCGACAAAGAAAAGATGAGTTTTTTAATCAATGCTTATAATGCATTTACTGTCAAACTCATCATAGACCACTACCCAATCGATAGCATTACGGATATTGGTTCTCCCATTTCCAAAATCAATTTGGCTCGAGGGATTCCATGGAAAAAAGAATTTTTTAGTCTACTTGGAAAATTTAGACATCTGGACTGGATCGAACATGAAAAATTAAGAAAGGATTTTCTTGAACCAAGAATTCACTTTGCGATTGTTTGTGCATCCATTGGTTGTCCCAATTTACAATCAGAAGCATACATCCCAACCAATTTAGAAAAACAACTACAATCTGCAAAACTTGGTTTCTTAAAAAATCCTAAAAAAAATTCTTATGACAAAACTACGAACACTTTGTACTTAAGTAAAATATTCAATTGGTTCCAAACCGATTTTACAAAAAAGACAACTTTGATCCAATTTGTCCAAGACGGATTTGATGACACGATCAAACCAGATGCCAAAATCATTTACACTGATTACAATTGGGATTTAAATGAATTAAAATAA
- a CDS encoding alpha/beta hydrolase, translating into MLDDENDLESLGPLKVLRVKGDPDAPTVVLFHGYGASAFDLFPIHEVLVTDQKFNWVFPHGHLSIPLMPGYSGRAWFPIDMAALEEAIAKNDFRNFADKDPEGMDIARASTYLMLDALGVPWNQLILGGFSQGAMLATDITLRNELTPKGLMILSGALVNESLWKELAPKKSNLRFFQSHGEYDPILGYASAKKLEKLLRNSGLLGEFISFGGGHEIPAPVVQGISRYLNSLL; encoded by the coding sequence ATGTTAGATGATGAAAATGATTTAGAATCCTTAGGCCCCTTAAAAGTATTACGTGTCAAAGGAGATCCTGATGCTCCAACTGTTGTTTTATTCCACGGGTATGGAGCAAGTGCTTTTGATTTGTTTCCAATCCATGAAGTTCTTGTTACAGACCAAAAGTTCAATTGGGTATTCCCACATGGCCATTTGAGTATTCCACTCATGCCGGGTTATTCTGGAAGAGCGTGGTTCCCAATTGACATGGCCGCTTTAGAGGAAGCGATTGCAAAAAACGATTTTCGCAATTTCGCCGACAAAGACCCAGAAGGAATGGATATCGCAAGGGCATCCACCTATTTGATGTTAGATGCGCTTGGTGTCCCTTGGAACCAATTGATTCTTGGTGGTTTTTCGCAAGGTGCCATGCTTGCCACAGATATCACCCTTCGAAATGAGCTTACGCCTAAAGGTCTGATGATACTTTCCGGGGCACTCGTCAACGAATCCCTTTGGAAAGAATTGGCTCCTAAAAAATCAAATCTTCGTTTTTTCCAATCTCATGGTGAATATGATCCAATTTTAGGTTATGCGAGCGCGAAAAAACTAGAAAAATTACTTCGAAATTCTGGGTTACTTGGTGAATTCATCTCATTTGGTGGTGGGCACGAGATCCCGGCACCCGTGGTCCAAGGGATCAGTCGCTATCTAAACAGTTTGTTATAA
- the dinB gene encoding DNA polymerase IV: MRKIIHIDMDAFYASVEQRDFPEMRGKPVVVGGSPHSRGVVCAASYEARKFGIRSAISCYQAYKLCPDAIFTPPRFEVYKSVSKEIRRIFLEYTDLVEPLSLDEAYLDVTTNKPNLPLASTIAKEIRKKIWEGTGLTCSAGVATNKFLAKMASEKNKPNGLYVVLPGEELSFLDELPLYQFFGIGKKTYEKFQHLGFSKGKDLRLADESFLLKEFGKMGSVFYRMARGIDDREVIPFRDPKSIGVETTFTHDSEDFSYFLLTLETLAKELEGRMLKKNKKGKTLTLKVKFEDFTVKQKSITSDSVFFLADNLFQQSSNLLANVWKDNFDPPKKIRLLGLSVTNFYEKEIKGDQPSLFG; the protein is encoded by the coding sequence ATGAGAAAAATTATCCACATAGATATGGATGCATTTTATGCATCAGTCGAACAACGTGATTTCCCGGAAATGCGAGGGAAACCTGTCGTCGTTGGTGGTTCTCCGCATTCTAGAGGAGTGGTGTGTGCTGCAAGTTATGAAGCGAGAAAATTTGGGATCCGATCTGCCATATCTTGTTACCAAGCTTATAAACTTTGTCCCGATGCTATTTTCACACCGCCAAGGTTTGAAGTTTATAAATCCGTATCAAAAGAGATTCGCAGAATTTTTTTGGAATACACTGATTTAGTGGAACCATTGTCTTTGGATGAAGCTTATTTAGATGTAACAACGAATAAACCGAATTTACCATTAGCAAGTACGATCGCCAAAGAAATTAGAAAAAAAATTTGGGAAGGAACGGGACTCACATGTTCGGCTGGTGTAGCGACAAACAAGTTTTTGGCGAAAATGGCATCTGAGAAAAATAAACCAAACGGACTTTATGTGGTTTTGCCGGGAGAAGAATTATCTTTTTTAGATGAACTCCCTCTCTATCAGTTCTTTGGAATCGGGAAAAAAACATATGAAAAATTCCAACATTTGGGTTTTTCCAAAGGAAAGGATTTACGTTTGGCTGATGAGTCTTTCCTTTTGAAAGAATTTGGAAAAATGGGTTCTGTCTTTTACCGAATGGCAAGAGGGATCGATGATCGGGAAGTCATTCCATTTCGTGACCCGAAGTCAATTGGTGTTGAAACGACATTTACACATGATTCAGAAGATTTTTCCTATTTTTTACTGACATTGGAAACTCTCGCAAAAGAACTCGAAGGAAGAATGTTGAAAAAAAATAAAAAAGGGAAAACGCTCACACTCAAAGTTAAGTTTGAAGATTTTACAGTAAAACAAAAATCAATCACTTCTGATTCCGTTTTCTTCTTGGCAGACAACCTTTTCCAACAATCCTCGAACTTGTTGGCAAATGTGTGGAAGGATAATTTTGATCCTCCCAAAAAAATTCGACTTTTGGGATTGTCTGTCACCAATTTTTATGAAAAAGAAATAAAAGGAGACCAGCCCTCCTTATTCGGATAA
- a CDS encoding PP2C family protein-serine/threonine phosphatase yields the protein MNSKLAAKILVVDDNETNMEIITHILLGQGFEVAVAYDGEYALELAEVLDFDLILLDILLPGISGLEVAKRLLSMERHKNTPILFLSALNETSDIVKGLETGAVDYITKPFQESEILARIRTHLKIKTLEKERIDLLYAIQKDLELAKANQEKLVTFQFPPSPHYEIFTSYKPMDLVGGDLITYDVLPSGDLDILFGDVTGHGIAAAMVSLMAIITFKTMNKSFLSPSECLYWLHNTLTPLISTHFISAVYIRYRAEENLLSFSMAGHHHMFLLRNHQIKKLGTKGFCLMMFPDLLNTNNEDIVLQSGDRLFLFSDGMFEVPNEKEEYMGDQKFSEIVEKNIELPSQQLLDSISEEVLRFSEGKVADDMTMLLLEVK from the coding sequence GTGAATTCTAAATTAGCAGCAAAAATTTTAGTCGTTGATGATAACGAAACCAATATGGAAATCATCACTCATATTTTACTTGGACAAGGATTCGAAGTTGCCGTTGCGTATGATGGTGAATATGCCTTAGAGCTTGCTGAAGTTTTAGATTTTGATTTGATTTTACTCGATATCCTTTTGCCAGGGATCAGTGGTCTTGAGGTAGCCAAACGATTATTATCGATGGAACGGCATAAAAATACCCCCATCCTTTTCCTTTCTGCCTTAAATGAAACGAGTGATATAGTCAAAGGTCTCGAGACTGGTGCTGTTGATTACATCACCAAACCTTTTCAGGAATCGGAGATTTTAGCACGAATACGAACCCATCTCAAAATCAAAACCTTAGAAAAAGAACGAATTGATTTATTATATGCAATACAAAAAGACTTGGAACTTGCAAAAGCAAACCAAGAAAAATTGGTAACGTTTCAATTCCCCCCTTCTCCACATTATGAAATTTTTACTTCTTATAAACCAATGGATTTAGTTGGTGGAGACCTCATTACCTATGATGTTTTGCCATCGGGAGACTTGGATATTTTATTTGGAGATGTAACAGGCCACGGAATTGCAGCTGCAATGGTTTCACTTATGGCCATCATCACCTTTAAAACCATGAATAAGTCTTTTTTATCACCTAGTGAATGTTTGTATTGGCTTCACAATACCTTAACTCCACTCATTAGTACTCATTTTATCAGCGCTGTTTATATACGCTACCGTGCGGAAGAAAACCTATTATCATTTTCAATGGCGGGGCATCACCATATGTTTTTGCTGCGAAACCATCAAATCAAAAAACTGGGAACAAAAGGATTTTGTCTGATGATGTTTCCAGACCTTCTCAACACAAATAACGAGGATATTGTATTACAATCAGGTGACCGACTGTTTCTATTTTCAGATGGTATGTTTGAAGTACCCAATGAAAAAGAAGAATATATGGGTGACCAAAAATTCTCTGAGATCGTTGAAAAAAACATAGAACTCCCTTCCCAACAATTATTAGATTCCATTTCCGAAGAGGTCCTTCGTTTTTCTGAAGGTAAAGTTGCAGATGATATGACAATGTTGTTATTAGAAGTGAAATGA